A genomic segment from Clostridium perfringens encodes:
- a CDS encoding type II toxin-antitoxin system PemK/MazF family toxin — translation MKFKRNFYKGKVYKGDIFYANLGKRKQGSEQQGIRPVAILQNFGSSFVVAPMTSQVKNKMKVHTEIENSCLEKPSTILLEQITTIYRHQLSEKKGTLTNNEIKRLNRALVISLGLI, via the coding sequence TTGAAGTTTAAAAGAAATTTTTATAAAGGTAAAGTTTATAAAGGTGATATTTTTTACGCTAATTTAGGAAAAAGAAAACAGGGTTCAGAACAACAAGGTATTAGACCAGTAGCTATTCTTCAAAACTTTGGAAGCTCTTTTGTAGTAGCACCTATGACTTCTCAAGTTAAAAATAAGATGAAGGTTCATACAGAAATTGAAAATTCTTGTCTAGAAAAGCCTTCTACAATTTTATTAGAACAAATTACTACTATATATAGACATCAGTTGAGTGAGAAGAAAGGAACTCTAACTAATAATGAAATAAAAAGATTGAATAGAGCTTTAGTAATAAGCTTAGGTTTAATTTAG